TCGCCGCGTTCCCCGACCTGCTGTTCGTTCCCGGCACCGCCCACCTGGGCTTCGACCTGGGCACGCGCCACGCGCAATCGCCGCCGCCCAAGCCGATGCTGGGCATGTTCGACCCCGTGCGCCATGCACGCCAGTTCCCGCAGCCGGCGCGGCGCCTGCAAAGCGTCGCCATCGTGCCGCTGCTGCGCAACAAGCGCATTATCGGCAGCCTGAACCTGGGCAGCGTCGATCCGGCCCGCTTCACGCCCAGCCTCGGCACCGACTTCATCGAGCACATGGCGTCGATCATCGCGATCTGCCTCGAGAACGTCATCAGCAACGAGATGCTGAAGTATATCGGCCTGACCGACTCGCTGACGGGCGTGTACAACCGCCGCTACATCGACCGGCGCCTGCTGGAGGAGATCGGCCGCGCGCGCCGGCAGAACTACGCCATCTCGTTCATGTACATCGATATCGACCACTTCAAGCGCGTCAACGATACTGTCGGCCACCAGGGCGGCGACGAAGTGCTGCGCGAGGTCGCCAACCGCATCAAGGCCGAATTGCGCCTGTCCGATGCGCTGGCCCGCTTCGGCGGCGAGGAATTCGTCGTGCTGCTGATCGACGCGGACCTGGACAGCGCCGCCTTTGTCGCCGAGCGTATCCGCGCCAGCATCGCCGCCAGCATGATCGGC
This is a stretch of genomic DNA from Pseudoduganella chitinolytica. It encodes these proteins:
- a CDS encoding GGDEF domain-containing protein, with the translated sequence MMHSIPGDAPDLAAENQQLRARMTYMIEQAERNHSIMMRHQAFDLEIVGAGSFPELIGSIFRSLPAISELDSVTLSLIDEDADIRTVMEKLGVDFAAFPDLLFVPGTAHLGFDLGTRHAQSPPPKPMLGMFDPVRHARQFPQPARRLQSVAIVPLLRNKRIIGSLNLGSVDPARFTPSLGTDFIEHMASIIAICLENVISNEMLKYIGLTDSLTGVYNRRYIDRRLLEEIGRARRQNYAISFMYIDIDHFKRVNDTVGHQGGDEVLREVANRIKAELRLSDALARFGGEEFVVLLIDADLDSAAFVAERIRASIAASMIGLAQGVQLSITGSIGVACLDEAGDGPAEAAALQLIAHADEALYLAKSGGRNRVMRFTPS